The Syntrophales bacterium genomic interval TTTCCGGCTGTACCTGCCCATGAGAATCGCTTCAGACAAAACTTTGCCCTTCATCGATTGGAGAACGTCGTTCTTTGTTGCACCTGGACCTAAATCGAGCACTGCATCTAAAGCATAAATCTTGAAGAAGTATCTGTGTGTTCCACTTGGAGGACAGGGACCTCCATAACCGATTTTTGCCCAGCTATTAAGCCCGTGCTTTGCACCAGTGACAGGGAGCACATTCCTTGCGGGTATATTCTCCTCAAGCTTTCTCACATTTGCAGGAATGTTGTATACAACCCAATGGACCCACGTTCCCTTGGGGGCGTCGGGATCGTCACAAATTAAAACAAATGATTTTGTGTTCGCTGGGATATTTCCCCATTCAAGAGGTGGCGAGATGTTTTCTCCATCGCAGGTGTATTTTGGAGGAATGAGATCCCCGTGTTTAAATGCGGTACTTCTAAGGTACATTTTGTCTTCTTTACTTTCTCCAAACGCAACCCCATAAAAAACAAGTGCGAAAAAAAACATTAATATCAGATGTGCTGCTCTATTCATGGCAGATAACCAAATTGCTCAGGCGCCTATGTAGACCCCTCTTTTGAGCTTTTTAATCAAGCCTTTTTTCTCTGCTCTGTAGACGATAGTTCTTATCTGTCTCTCAGGAATCCCCGTTTTCTGGGAAATCTCCTTTGTAGTAATTCCTTCGGGCTGTTCTTTAATTGCTGCTACTACTGCTTCAGAACCCGGTTCTCTTCTCCTTGCTCGCTTTGATGTTCTTACCGGTGTTTTAAGAACGGCTGTTTTCTTTGTTTTCGTTATTTCTTGTTTGGTATGAACTTTTTCTACTTCTGGTGCGGAAGTGGTAATAAGGGATTGGATCTTATCAAAGTAGGTACGCACGAATTTTTCTGAACCTTCAATTTCAATTTCACGTGTTATTGGATTAAACTTTATCCTCGAGGGTAAATTTTTCATGATTTACTCCTTTCAATGGTGAAATTCATTTTCTTATAAATTATAGTAAGTTGTGAGTCAATACAATTTTGCTAAAAAATTGAAAAATTTTTATTTGATAAATGATTGGAAAAGTATACTGGCTTTTGTATCAAAGTTTCTTTTTTTTTCGGTTGTAATTCAGTGCCGCTTCGATGAATTTACGGAAAAGGGGATGGGGGTTTACAGGTCTTGATTTAAATTCCGGGTGAAACTGACAGCCGAGAAACCAAGGGTGATCCGGAAGTTCCACGATTTCTGCAAGTTTGTTGTCGGGGGAAGTACCTGTTATTTTCAACCCTTTGGATGTCAGAAGGTCTTTAAAAGCATTGTTGAATTCATATCGGTGACGGTGTCGTTCTGAGATCCTGTCTGTTTTATACGCATCTATTGCAAGTGAGGGTTTTGCAAGAACGCACGTGTATGCACCGAGACGCATGGTTGCACCTTTGTCCTTTATATTTCGCTGTTCTGGTAAGAGATCAATAACTGGATAAGGTGTTTTTTCATTGAATTCAGAACTGTTTGCCTCTTTCAGACCACAAACATTTCTGGCAAATTCGACGACCGCCATCTGCATACCGAGGCATATGCCGAAAAAGGGGATTTTTTTCTCACGAGCATAGCGTATAGCCTGAATCATACCTTCTATTCCTCTCTCGCCGAAACCACCAGGAACGAGAATACCATCAGCCCCATTCAGTTGATGGTCTAAATTCTCCTTTTCGATTTTTTCCGAATCAACGTATTTTAAATTTACCCTGCAGTCGTTGGCTATGCCTCCGTGGACAAGGGCTTCGTTTAGGCTTTTGTATGAATCCACAAGGTTAACATATTTTCCAACAACAGCAATCGAAACCTCCCTTGAAGGATTCATTATCTTACGCACAACCCTTCGCCAAGCCTCAAGATGAGGCCGTCCTGTCCAGATGTTCAGAAGATCAACAATTTTTTCATCCACACCCTCTGCATGGAAATTAAGAGGAACTTCATAAACGCAGTTGACATCTTTGGCTGTGAAAACACAGTCAAAATCCACGTTGCAAAATAACGCAATCTTTGCCTTTATCTCTTCAGGGAGGAGATTTTCAGCACGGCATAGAAGTATATCTGGTTGGATACCGATTTCCCGTAGTGCCTTTACACTGTGCTGGGTGGGTTTGGTTTTTACTTCACCTGCTGTTTTTATGTATGGCACCCATGTTAAATGGATGAATATTGCATTTTGCCTGCCGACTTCATTGCGAAACTGTCTCACAGCTTCAAGAAAAGGTAGACTCTCAATATCACCTACAGTGCCTCCAATCTCCACTATGGCTACATCGAAACCTTCAGCATTCTTCTTGATGAAATCTTTTATTTCATCCGTGATATGAGGGATGACCTGAACGGTTTTACCCAAATATTCTCCCCGCCGTTCTTTAGTTATAACGGAGTAGTAAACCTGCCCTGCTGTGAGATTATTCATGCGTCCCATTCTGGTAGATGTGAATCGCTCATAATGGCCCAGGTCGAGGTCGGTTTCCGCTCCATCATCTGTAACGTAGACTTCGCCGTGTTGGAAAGGATTCATCGTTCCAGGATCAACGTTTATGTAAGGGTCAAGCTTTTGATTGGTTACCCTTAGTCCACGGCACTCAAGGAGCGCTCCAATTGATGCTGCCGCAAGGCCTTTACCAAGAGATGAGAGGACTCCCCCTGTAATAAAAATGAATTTGGTGCGTTTCACGATGTTTACTCCTAATTTGTCTGTTTATTGTCCATTGTTTCCTTTATTCTGGTTGCAATTAGCTCTGCAGGTTCGCATAACAAGTCCTCCACACTTATCTGAGAGATGTAATTATCGCGCCAGTTTAAATTGTACTCGTTAATCGTGTTCTTTATATCGTTGAATTTGTAGCCCAGTACGGCAATCTTCTCATGTAGCGGAAGTTCTTCGTTGAATGTGACATGGACGAGCAACAGATGACTAACCTTGTTTGTGTCGCCCAACAAGGGTATGATCACGATGGGAAACCCATCTTGTTTACCTTTGCCAATGTATATGTGTTTTGTACTAACGATAGTCCTCTTTGTTCCCATTAGGTGAGGTGATGTTTCTGTACGGGATCTCAATTGCAGGGAGATCCCATCCCTTTTGCTAATTTTTATAGTAGAGGTTTCAGTAGGATTGCCCTCAATATCTAGATTATCTATGCTGTAGAGCGTATATCCCCGTATAAGTCTAATTGCGGGTTGCACTCTCTTTATGTCAAGTACATTTCTGGTTGTAAGACTGCGGTGCGTGAAAGAAAGTTGCTTAATCAGGTCAAAGATTATTCCCGAAGGTAGGTATTCTTTTCTACTTGTTCCCACTGTTACCGTTTTTGCCTGGTGACGTATTGCGTCTATGGGTCTTGTAAGCTCATCAATTATTTGCCCTAAACTTAGATCAAGGCGCTCAATGGGTGAGGTTTCTTCTGTACCAAAATCACTCCAGAATTCTTCCAGTGGGATTTTTCCCATTGCATATTTCAGAAGCAGAACCACATCGGTAAGTGTTTGGGAAGTGGCAAGAGTAAAGGCCCCATCAAGACGCCGTCTGTTGATTTCTCTATTGTAGTCCATTATGAACTGACGGAATTTCCTATCCATTATTTTTTCAAAGAACGAGGTGGGCCTTTTACCCTTATTTAAAAGGGATATTTCCAATTTATTCCTAAACTCTTTAAGGAAGGATGCCTCCTCGTCTATGCTTGAGGCTGCATAATAACCCCATAAATGCCCTGCCATCGTGTTCAATATGATAGATGTAGGAACAGATGCCTTTGGGATGGGTATTACGTAATCGGCGAATTCGTCAAAACGATCGTCTCCTTCATCTGCAAATACAACCACGTGTGATTTGTGGGCTTTAAAAATTGCCACATCTTTTGCAATATCTGAGAGTACCGTTTCAGGGGTTCCAGCAGCGCACACTAGGACAAGTGGTTCGGCAGACAGATCAATGTGCTTTTTGTTTTCGATTATGTCTGAGGAGATGGTTTTGTAGCATAACTCGCTTAGTTTTATTCTTATTTCATCTGCTGCGATTTTGTTTGGGCCACTACCTACAACTGCCCAGTATCTTTTCCTTTTTGCAAGCTTTGTGGCGGATTCTCTTATTAGATCTTTACGTTCAAAGAGTATCTCCATCAACATTGGCGCTCGTTCTAAGTTATTGATTTCTGTTACAATTGCATCGTCTGTCATGGTTCCCAACAACTGAGCAAAGTATAAACCTAAAAGGTGTCCAGCTGCTATCTGTGAATAGTACGCTTTGGTGGAGGCGACGGACATCTCAATATCTCTGCCATCACTTGTGTAGAACACACCGTGCGATTTGTGGGTTATGTCAGATTGTCTTCTATTTACAATCGCCACAACGGCAGCACCTCTCTGGAGTGAAAGTGCCACAGCTCTGTTGGTATCGGTGGTTGTTCCCGACTGTGTTATGGGGATGATGAGAGATACTTTCATCTCTTCATAATCCATAAAGCCACTTAATTCAGAGGCTACTTTTGCCTCAATTTTTAATCCTGACCCCTTTAGATATCTGTTCATTCCCTCTGCTACAGCCATACCGGCTACAGCTGCTGTCCCGTGACCTATTATGAAAATGTTTCTTATGTGTTTTTTGAGAAGTTTCTCTTCAATCCACTGGGGGAGTATATCTTCGCCAAAGTTAAAGTGAATTTTATTCCTTGTAAATCGGTACCTGCCCTTGAGAGTTTTACTTACAGATTTAGATGATTCGTGTATCTCTTTGAGGAAGTAGTGGGGATAACCACGCCTATCAATGTCTCTTGTTGTAATTTCAGCTTTTTCGATGTGTTTCTCCTCAAGTACAAAAGGAGTGCCGTCGTAGAAAAATGACTTTATAGATTTGATACCCCCTTCACCATCCTGTTCAAGGACGAATATCTGTCCCATTGGCTCTTCTTTGCCCGGTGGTGTAAGCTCGCCATTCAGCTTTATGTATTTCTGCGTTAATTCAACGATACCGTACAGTTCGGAGGCAAAAATGTAACCGTCCGGTGTGAGACCAACGTAAATCGCCTGACCACTCCCTCTAAGGGCAAGAAACGCTTTTCCTGGCTCTATATTACTGATCATGGCAATTGCATGGGATCCTTCAAAAGCAGATACGGCAGATCTAAAGGACTCTTCGAGGTCCAGTCCCTCTTGGAGGTATTTTTCAATAAGCAGGGGTATTATCTTTGTGTCTGTAGTTACACTGGGGTTGATCAATTCTTCGTCTTTTTCGAGGTCGCGTCTAAGCGCAGGGTAATTGTCTATATCACCGTTTAGAATTACTTCGATACTCCAACGACCATACCCATAGTGGGGATAATACTTCCAGCCATTTAGTTTATCAAAAGTGTAGTTATTTACGGGATGGCAGTTTTCCTCGGTTATGGCTCCCACGGAGGCCCACCTGGTATGGGCAAAAGATACTTCGTTTTCTGACTCAAAATTGGCGAACTCTTTCAGTATGTCGTCTCGGGATATTAAGGTTCTTAGTTCCTGAACGTTTTTCCCCAGTGATCCAACAACCGACCAAGTTTTGTAGACGAAGGATACTGAGATGGGGTGGTTGTTTGTTCTACCGTCCTCAAAATCTATTGAGAGGGAAATACTGTAATTTAGAAGATCACCGGGCCTGCTTCTGTTTATAAATTCTTCCCAGAGGCCTTTATCCTTTAGCCGGTTTATTATGGTTTCGAATTGAACCTTGTCTTTAAAGGAAAAACTTATTTCAACTCCCGCAGAATCACGGCCTCTTACCTCCAGTCTATCAAGACTATTGAGCAGTAGGTTCAATCGGTGGTACCTGTGAAATGCAACCGAAGAAATCTCATTTATGCTGTGTGCGCCTGCCAGTGATATTATTTTGTTTTTGTTATCCAGTACATCGTACTCCAGACCCCACGCAATATCCCTGAGTATTGAGAGTCGACTGTTTATTAACTCCATCTCTGATGTGGAACGCCCGCTTGCATAGTTATCTATATTTTTTTCCTCTGATGTTATGAACGTGTTCAAATCCTGTAGGCTGGTTTTCAGTTGTTTCTCCATCTCTTCATTGCGGATAATTGATTCAAAAGAGACATCTGATTTAATTGCTTGGTATGACTCTTCCAGCTCCCTTAAGATGTCATCACCGCCGAGATATTGGTCAACGGAAGTTGTACCGTTTAGTAAAATGTGGAATCCTTTGCATAAGGCTTTTTTAAAGGTCTCGCTGAATTTTTCGAGATGAACTTTACTGTTAGAGGTGAGGGGTCTTTTCACGTGCAAAATACCCACAATTCCGCAGGACAGCACTCCTGGCAAAAGTGGGAACAGTATGACAGCAGGGGGAACTACCCTGCCCGGGTCACAGCCTATGTAAATGGACCAGGATTTGATGAAACGGAAGACCTTTTCGATTTTTTTGTATATCATGTGGTTGGTTTTTAACTTATAGACGTTCGCTTTGTCAATAAAAGTGTAGGACCTTCATAGTGATGTGCAAGGTTGACATGGTCAGCTTTTGATGATACTGCCTTGGGCCATCCATGGTCTAGACAACACATAGGTGCCATGTCGAAGGAAGCCATTGAAATTTTGAAGAGAAAGGGAGTTACTTTTCTGCACCCTGATAGTGTGTACATTGGAGCGGAAGTGGTTCTCGAAAACTTTGCGGGTGAAGGGGTGGTTATTTTCCCCCACTGCCGGATCATGGGAGATAGAACGGTGATTGGGCCATTTGTTGAGTTGGGGAGGGAAGGCCCTGTTACCATAGAGAACTGTCGAGTTGGGAGGGGTGTGAAGCTTAGAGGTGGTTATTTTAGAGAGTCAGTCTTTCTCCCAGGAGTGGAAATAGGGGGTTGTGCTCAGGTTCGAGAGGGTTGTATCCTGGAAGAGCAAGCTCGGTGTGCCCACTCTGTGGGGTTAAAACAGACGATTCTTTTTCCCTTTGTAACACTGGGAAGTCTTATTAACTTCTGTGATTGTCTCATGGCGGGAGGGACAGATAGAGAAAATCACAGTGAAGTGGGAAGTTCTTACATTCACTTCAACTTCACACCGAGGGGAGATAAAGCCACGCCATCACTGATAGGTGATGTTCCCCGAGGTGTAATGTTAAGGGAAAAGCCCATTTTTTTGGGGGGGCAAGGAGGGATAGTTGGTCCGTTGAGGATTGAATATGGGGTAGTTGTGGCGGCGGGAACTATTTTAAGGAGGGACGTACTGGAACAGAACGTTAAAATCCTACCCGTTCGACAACCAACTTCCCAATTTGGGAAGACCTCCAGAGGGACATACTCATTGGAGAGAATATTTGCAAAAAATGTTAATTACATCGCCAATCTTTTCGCTTTGAAGTTCTGGTATCGTTATGTACGGGAGCCTTTTTTCTTAAAAAGTTCGTATGATAGAATTTTATTTAACGGCGCTCTGGAGACATTGGAAGGTGCCATAGAGGAGCGAAAGAAGAGGTTGAGGGATTTTCTATTTCTTGTGAGTAAACGCGAGGTTGGGTATTCAGAAAGTGTAGTTTCCCCTCTTGATTCAACTGATTTTAGTGCGTATGCGGATAAGATTGACAAAGTTTTTTCCGATTTTCACGAAAGCGAAGAGATGATCGTCTTGAAAGAGGAATTCCTCCATGTTTTCTCGGATCATCTAAACAAAGATAAGATGGATTACGTAACAACGATCAAGAGTATACCGTTTTCTGTGGCACAGTTGGGAACGCAATGGTTAAAAACTGTTGTGGATGGTTTGTGGCATCTAGCAAGCAAAGCGGTACCTGTACTCAACCTATAGCAGTAGGGAAGGTGATCTATGGGGAAGTTGTTTGGCACGGATGGCATAAGAGGAAGGGCTAATCAGTACCCTATGAACGGCGAAACGGTTTTTTCCATAGGGCAGGCTGTTACGTACTACCTTCGGCAAAAAAATCAAAAACCTAGATTGGTTTTGGGAAGAGATACGAGAATATCGGGTTATATGATCGAAAGTGCCTTGCAAGCGGGTATAACGTCTATGGGAGGTACTGCACTGCTTGTGGGGGTTATGCCAACACCTGGTGTAGCATTCATCACTAGGGCCGTTAAGGCTGATTGTGGAATTGTTATTTCGGCCTCCCATA includes:
- a CDS encoding YbhB/YbcL family Raf kinase inhibitor-like protein; protein product: MYLRSTAFKHGDLIPPKYTCDGENISPPLEWGNIPANTKSFVLICDDPDAPKGTWVHWVVYNIPANVRKLEENIPARNVLPVTGAKHGLNSWAKIGYGGPCPPSGTHRYFFKIYALDAVLDLGPGATKNDVLQSMKGKVLSEAILMGRYSRKK
- a CDS encoding type IV toxin-antitoxin system AbiEi family antitoxin domain-containing protein — encoded protein: MKNLPSRIKFNPITREIEIEGSEKFVRTYFDKIQSLITTSAPEVEKVHTKQEITKTKKTAVLKTPVRTSKRARRREPGSEAVVAAIKEQPEGITTKEISQKTGIPERQIRTIVYRAEKKGLIKKLKRGVYIGA
- a CDS encoding CTP synthase gives rise to the protein MKRTKFIFITGGVLSSLGKGLAAASIGALLECRGLRVTNQKLDPYINVDPGTMNPFQHGEVYVTDDGAETDLDLGHYERFTSTRMGRMNNLTAGQVYYSVITKERRGEYLGKTVQVIPHITDEIKDFIKKNAEGFDVAIVEIGGTVGDIESLPFLEAVRQFRNEVGRQNAIFIHLTWVPYIKTAGEVKTKPTQHSVKALREIGIQPDILLCRAENLLPEEIKAKIALFCNVDFDCVFTAKDVNCVYEVPLNFHAEGVDEKIVDLLNIWTGRPHLEAWRRVVRKIMNPSREVSIAVVGKYVNLVDSYKSLNEALVHGGIANDCRVNLKYVDSEKIEKENLDHQLNGADGILVPGGFGERGIEGMIQAIRYAREKKIPFFGICLGMQMAVVEFARNVCGLKEANSSEFNEKTPYPVIDLLPEQRNIKDKGATMRLGAYTCVLAKPSLAIDAYKTDRISERHRHRYEFNNAFKDLLTSKGLKITGTSPDNKLAEIVELPDHPWFLGCQFHPEFKSRPVNPHPLFRKFIEAALNYNRKKKKL
- a CDS encoding SIS domain-containing protein codes for the protein MIYKKIEKVFRFIKSWSIYIGCDPGRVVPPAVILFPLLPGVLSCGIVGILHVKRPLTSNSKVHLEKFSETFKKALCKGFHILLNGTTSVDQYLGGDDILRELEESYQAIKSDVSFESIIRNEEMEKQLKTSLQDLNTFITSEEKNIDNYASGRSTSEMELINSRLSILRDIAWGLEYDVLDNKNKIISLAGAHSINEISSVAFHRYHRLNLLLNSLDRLEVRGRDSAGVEISFSFKDKVQFETIINRLKDKGLWEEFINRSRPGDLLNYSISLSIDFEDGRTNNHPISVSFVYKTWSVVGSLGKNVQELRTLISRDDILKEFANFESENEVSFAHTRWASVGAITEENCHPVNNYTFDKLNGWKYYPHYGYGRWSIEVILNGDIDNYPALRRDLEKDEELINPSVTTDTKIIPLLIEKYLQEGLDLEESFRSAVSAFEGSHAIAMISNIEPGKAFLALRGSGQAIYVGLTPDGYIFASELYGIVELTQKYIKLNGELTPPGKEEPMGQIFVLEQDGEGGIKSIKSFFYDGTPFVLEEKHIEKAEITTRDIDRRGYPHYFLKEIHESSKSVSKTLKGRYRFTRNKIHFNFGEDILPQWIEEKLLKKHIRNIFIIGHGTAAVAGMAVAEGMNRYLKGSGLKIEAKVASELSGFMDYEEMKVSLIIPITQSGTTTDTNRAVALSLQRGAAVVAIVNRRQSDITHKSHGVFYTSDGRDIEMSVASTKAYYSQIAAGHLLGLYFAQLLGTMTDDAIVTEINNLERAPMLMEILFERKDLIRESATKLAKRKRYWAVVGSGPNKIAADEIRIKLSELCYKTISSDIIENKKHIDLSAEPLVLVCAAGTPETVLSDIAKDVAIFKAHKSHVVVFADEGDDRFDEFADYVIPIPKASVPTSIILNTMAGHLWGYYAASSIDEEASFLKEFRNKLEISLLNKGKRPTSFFEKIMDRKFRQFIMDYNREINRRRLDGAFTLATSQTLTDVVLLLKYAMGKIPLEEFWSDFGTEETSPIERLDLSLGQIIDELTRPIDAIRHQAKTVTVGTSRKEYLPSGIIFDLIKQLSFTHRSLTTRNVLDIKRVQPAIRLIRGYTLYSIDNLDIEGNPTETSTIKISKRDGISLQLRSRTETSPHLMGTKRTIVSTKHIYIGKGKQDGFPIVIIPLLGDTNKVSHLLLVHVTFNEELPLHEKIAVLGYKFNDIKNTINEYNLNWRDNYISQISVEDLLCEPAELIATRIKETMDNKQTN
- a CDS encoding UDP-N-acetylglucosamine pyrophosphorylase; its protein translation is MTWSAFDDTALGHPWSRQHIGAMSKEAIEILKRKGVTFLHPDSVYIGAEVVLENFAGEGVVIFPHCRIMGDRTVIGPFVELGREGPVTIENCRVGRGVKLRGGYFRESVFLPGVEIGGCAQVREGCILEEQARCAHSVGLKQTILFPFVTLGSLINFCDCLMAGGTDRENHSEVGSSYIHFNFTPRGDKATPSLIGDVPRGVMLREKPIFLGGQGGIVGPLRIEYGVVVAAGTILRRDVLEQNVKILPVRQPTSQFGKTSRGTYSLERIFAKNVNYIANLFALKFWYRYVREPFFLKSSYDRILFNGALETLEGAIEERKKRLRDFLFLVSKREVGYSESVVSPLDSTDFSAYADKIDKVFSDFHESEEMIVLKEEFLHVFSDHLNKDKMDYVTTIKSIPFSVAQLGTQWLKTVVDGLWHLASKAVPVLNL